ATATACTTCATCACCGGCCTCGTACAGCGCCAACAGCTGTTCGCCGGCATTCCGCCTTTCCCACGCTTTCAGCGAAGCTCCCTCAAACGGCTTCCCATCTGCGACTTTTGCAAGGAGCGGGAGGGCTTTGGCTGTAAATTGGTTTGCGGGTAGCGAGAGGATCTGGTGGATTTCTTGTGGGGTGGTAGGTAGTTTTCCAAGTTGGGGAAGCGCTGGGAACGCGGGATGGGCATGTGAGAAAGGTGTAGCTGCTGCTGCGGACACGGGCACGGGTGCAGGTGTAGCTGCTGAGGACAAAGTTAAAGTCGAGGAAGGGCTCAAGGACTCGGGTACTGGGTTTGCGTCTGTATGCCGAGTTTGTTCGGAGACGGGTGAGGCGGGCTCATTTTGCGGGTGGAAGCTCATTGTGAAGGAGGTCAAAATGGTGTGGGTTATTTCCTACGGCCAATGAACAGAGGACAACTGGCCAGAAACAACGAACAAGGCTGCAATAATAATGGATGTCTCGCGCAACAAACGCACTTGACGATgacggatgatgatgacccGCACACCGAAACGGCCATGTCCGCCTTAATCCTTTTttaaagaagaagggaagaagccCATCTAAAACATAATTAACACTTTTATCATCCGGCTATCAAGCATTCCTCGGACCGGGCAGAGAGGTAACACCACACGGTCCAAAAATCCAAAATAGGATGGATTTGAGCCCATGCCAATTATTACTGTACGGTATTTCGGTCTCAATCACCCCTCCTTAGCCTGTCGACCCCCGCTTTCTCAGCACACTTATATATACCCTGCATCCAATGCAAGGATAACATCCGCATTTCTTCATAATCTTGTTTCAAATACCTTGACTTCCACGCAAATCATCATGTCCGTCATCTCCACGCCAATCACCAAACTCTGTACGTCGCCCTTTTTCTTGAACCGCAGAAAAAATGGTCGTGGTGTCTCCCGTCTTATAGCTGACAACAAAGCACAGTCGGTATCAAACATCCCATTCTCCTCGCGTAAGCTTGATGCAAAAAAAGATCTTGCCCCATAAAAGCATATACTAAATAATAGTTTGCAAGGGGGATGAACGTCGCTGCAGGACCCGAGCTTGCGGCTGCCGTATCTAATGCCGGTGGTCTCGGTGTGATTGGCGGTCTTGGTTATACGTGAGTCGCCACGTTTCATAGGCTCGATGAAGTGCAGCGAGATACACAGCAAAATGTCTCAAACGGATTGCTTTGGACTAACTTGAAACTTTTCTGACAGACCCAAACATCTTCGAGGGGTTATCAAAGATTTGAAAGCCAGCCTTAAATCACCGGATCTACGTAGGTCGAGCCCTTTCCTCCCAAATCTCAGCTTTCCATCAATCTAACAAGCTAACACTTGCTTCAGCTTTCGGAGTGGATCTCCTTATCCCATCTTTGGGACCTTCAGCCCGTAAAACCAACTATGATTATACCAAAGGCCAGCTTAATGATCTCATTGATGTCATCATTGAGGAAAAGGCCAAGCTCTTTGTCTGTGCTGTTGGAGTGCCACCCAAAGAGGCTGTCGAGAAACTGCACGCCGCTGGTATCTATGTGATGAACGTGAGTCTTGTAATTCATCAAGCTCTACAAGAACGCTAACACGTATTAAATTtgttttttatttatttagATGGTCGGGCACCCCAAGCATGTCACCAAGGCCCTTGCCCAAGGTGTAGATATCATTTGTGCACAAGTAAGTCAATCACTTTGAGGTTTGTCGACTGTCGACTACTGCTCAACCGTGCTAAAATGAAATGCCGtagggaggagagggcgGCGGCCACACTGGCAGAACCACATTCTCAATCCTCATTCCCGCTTGTGTCGACATTtgcaaaggcaaaaagtCTCCTCTCACCGGCCAGCCCGTAAGTATACCTTTTGATTACCCCAATTCCCTTCACGTTACACTGAGATTTACTGATGACGATGTCGACTATCCTCTAGGTCCACGTGATTGCTGCAGGTGGCATCTACGACGGCCGCGGTCTTGCAGCATCACTCATGTACGGTGCACAAGCTGTCTGGGTCGGCACTCGGTTCGTTGCTAGTACAGAAGCTGCGGCGCCCAAGAAACACAAGGAGCTGTACGTCTTTGGCTTTTTCTTACCCATATGATACTTGATATAAGGGGCTTATTGGGACTGTAGCATTTTGTCAGCCGATCATGGCGATGCTGACACGACTCTAATCTACACGGGTCGCCCTTTGCGAGTGAGGCAAACAGATTATGTAAAATCGTGGACCAACAGGCAGGATGAAATGTAATTCCCCTCCCTTTTCAACCGTTTCATAAAGACCGTTTTCATTTGCTGACATGAGTAATTATCCTTTTTAGATTGCAACTCACCAAGCAAGGAAAAATTCCTCACGACCTTGAGCTGCAGAAGCATCCCGAGAAGAGTCTCGAAAGTCGCCCCTGGCTCATGGGAGATGTCAGTGCTTTGATTCATGTACGTCCCTTCAATTCGCAAGATCTATCAAAGTAAACCAATCAGGGCAAACCGACACAAACTGACAATAATCAATCAAATAGGATGTGAAGCCAGCAAAGGAGATCATAGATGAAATGGTCAGCACCGCAAAGCAATGCCTCGAACACGGCTATACCTCAGTATCTGGCGGACGAGGTCCTTCCAAGGCCAAGCTTTAGGTCTGGATTTTTATTATTTACTCTACTACGATTCCAGAGCATTACTATGGATTGTTAAAAGAAGCCTATTCAAATTGACTTGTACTATCTTGTTATGAATGAAATGAGTTTGACGCAATCGCATAACAACTCGTGCCCATCCGCCTAATGCTCCCTATTATGCTAAGGACAGCGCCAGAGGTATCATACCCACATTGTAAGGAGTGATAGACATACATCGTATGGCGCATCATAGACTACTGttaattattattatcacctctcttgatcttccttttctgtTCTATTGAGTCTTGGTGGTTATCTTGTTTCAATAGCACCGCCGTATGGAACTGGGAGATAAACAAACGATGATTCATTATTATGTGGATGTGGCAACCTC
The Cryptococcus neoformans var. neoformans JEC21 chromosome 8 sequence genome window above contains:
- a CDS encoding 2-nitropropane dioxygenase, putative; the protein is MPIITVRYFGLNHPSLACRPPLSQHTYIYPASNARITSAFLHNLVSNTLTSTQIIMSVISTPITKLFGIKHPILLAGMNVAAGPELAAAVSNAGGLGVIGGLGYTPKHLRGVIKDLKASLKSPDLPFGVDLLIPSLGPSARKTNYDYTKGQLNDLIDVIIEEKAKLFVCAVGVPPKEAVEKLHAAGIYVMNMVGHPKHVTKALAQGVDIICAQGGEGGGHTGRTTFSILIPACVDICKGKKSPLTGQPVHVIAAGGIYDGRGLAASLMYGAQAVWVGTRFVASTEAAAPKKHKELILSADHGDADTTLIYTGRPLRVRQTDYVKSWTNRQDEILQLTKQGKIPHDLELQKHPEKSLESRPWLMGDVSALIHDVKPAKEIIDEMVSTAKQCLEHGYTSVSGGRGPSKAKL